In Methanosphaera sp. WGK6, a single genomic region encodes these proteins:
- a CDS encoding RDD family protein — MEHFILRAEALIIDMIIVTLFTALINNILYILLSLIGNSILLAGYAYVVLIIVTMAYFTFFEAKTNKTIGKRITHLYVSDVEGYMTYKKAFIRNLTKLFWIPLIIDILIGKILNYPSRLFDKIAGTDVYKDDELELVD, encoded by the coding sequence ATGGAACATTTCATATTACGAGCTGAAGCTTTAATTATAGACATGATTATTGTAACATTATTTACTGCTTTAATTAATAATATTTTATATATATTATTATCTTTAATTGGTAATTCTATATTGCTTGCAGGATATGCATATGTTGTATTAATCATTGTAACGATGGCTTATTTCACATTTTTTGAAGCTAAAACAAATAAAACTATTGGAAAAAGAATTACTCACTTATATGTGTCTGATGTTGAAGGATATATGACTTATAAAAAAGCATTCATAAGAAATTTAACTAAATTATTTTGGATACCTTTGATAATTGATATTCTCATTGGTAAAATACTTAATTATCCTTCACGTTTATTTGATAAAATTGCAGGTACTGATGTGTATAAAGATGATGAATTAGAGTTAGTGGACTAA
- a CDS encoding DNA polymerase domain-containing protein, translating into MSIPKKIEEEVTELLGSINQNLPNDMELELEGYYDRGFFVTKKRYAVIADDVITVKGLELVRRDWAAVAKNTQHDILEAILKHASPTQAKKIVKDVIKKLNNGEVDIEDLVIHTKLTKKPENYKQIAPHVIAAEKLALHGQKVTSGSIIRYVITKGKEPISKRAEPIEYIGNKEYDPEYYIQNQVLPATLRILEAIGYSEEQIMNNEKQTSLDSFF; encoded by the coding sequence ATGAGCATTCCAAAAAAAATCGAAGAAGAGGTTACGGAGCTTCTTGGCTCCATAAACCAAAACCTTCCAAATGATATGGAACTCGAATTGGAAGGTTATTATGATAGAGGATTCTTCGTTACTAAAAAAAGATATGCGGTCATTGCTGATGATGTTATCACAGTGAAAGGTTTAGAGTTAGTTCGTCGTGACTGGGCTGCTGTAGCTAAAAACACACAACATGATATTTTAGAAGCTATACTTAAACATGCTTCACCAACACAAGCAAAAAAAATTGTGAAAGATGTTATTAAAAAATTAAATAATGGTGAAGTAGACATTGAAGATCTTGTCATACATACAAAACTTACTAAAAAACCTGAAAATTATAAACAAATAGCTCCACACGTAATTGCGGCTGAGAAACTAGCATTACATGGACAAAAAGTTACTAGTGGTTCTATTATTCGCTACGTTATTACAAAAGGTAAAGAACCCATTAGTAAAAGAGCAGAACCAATAGAATATATTGGAAATAAAGAATATGATCCTGAATATTATATTCAAAACCAAGTATTACCTGCAACTTTAAGAATTCTTGAAGCTATAGGTTATTCTGAAGAACAAATAATGAATAATGAAAAACAAACAAGCCTTGATAGTTTCTTCTAA
- a CDS encoding 30S ribosomal protein S8e: MAIWQGSSLRRPSGARSRRNKNKRNAEFGRTPAETRIGEEVKKEIVARGNCTKTRATVANRINVIDPKDNSSKNVEIKTVLENSANSHFVRRNIITKGAIVETEIGKAKITSRPGQKGIVNGVLIE; the protein is encoded by the coding sequence ATGGCAATATGGCAAGGAAGCTCCTTAAGAAGACCATCCGGAGCAAGATCAAGAAGAAATAAAAATAAAAGAAATGCTGAATTCGGAAGAACACCAGCAGAAACAAGAATTGGAGAAGAAGTTAAAAAAGAAATAGTAGCAAGAGGAAACTGCACAAAAACAAGAGCTACTGTTGCAAATAGAATCAATGTTATTGATCCTAAAGACAACTCCAGCAAAAATGTTGAAATAAAAACCGTACTCGAAAACAGTGCAAACAGCCACTTCGTAAGAAGAAATATTATTACAAAAGGTGCAATTGTTGAAACTGAAATTGGTAAAGCAAAAATAACATCAAGACCTGGACAAAAAGGAATAGTTAATGGTGTATTAATCGAATGA
- the hypE gene encoding hydrogenase expression/formation protein HypE — MAYNDDKINMVHGAGGEVMQSMISDIILGNISKTSVNGGIGLEALDDSATIPLDDDHVVVTTIDSHTVQPLFFPGGDIGRISAAGTLNDIAVMGVKPVSLNNAMVISEGFPRDDLEKIIKSMNETCEEIGAAIITGDTKVIDSDKLDSMIITTAGIGIGKKEDVVTDSGLEVGDKIIITGSVGDHGMAIMSKREGFGYNTELKSDVAPVWSMVEAAKNVGTITAMKDPTRGGIANALNEMATKASVGMMLDEERIPIKPEVNAVSEMLGIDPFEVANEGKIVMGVKADTADDVLQAIQKTKYGKDAQIIGEVTEGKHVIMETLIGGERLIEPPIADPVPRVC; from the coding sequence ATGGCATACAATGATGATAAAATAAACATGGTTCATGGTGCTGGTGGAGAAGTTATGCAAAGTATGATTTCAGACATCATATTAGGTAATATTTCAAAAACTAGTGTAAATGGTGGAATTGGTTTAGAAGCATTAGATGATAGTGCAACAATACCTTTGGATGATGACCATGTAGTTGTAACAACTATTGATAGTCACACAGTACAACCTTTATTCTTCCCAGGAGGAGATATTGGAAGAATTTCAGCTGCAGGAACATTAAATGATATAGCAGTAATGGGAGTAAAACCAGTATCTTTAAATAATGCAATGGTTATAAGTGAAGGTTTTCCACGTGATGATTTAGAAAAAATTATTAAATCTATGAATGAAACGTGTGAAGAAATAGGGGCTGCAATAATCACTGGAGATACTAAAGTAATTGACAGTGATAAATTGGATAGTATGATTATAACAACTGCAGGTATTGGTATAGGTAAGAAAGAAGATGTTGTAACAGACTCTGGATTAGAAGTTGGAGATAAAATAATTATCACAGGAAGTGTTGGTGACCATGGAATGGCTATAATGTCAAAAAGAGAAGGATTTGGTTATAATACTGAATTAAAATCTGATGTAGCTCCTGTATGGAGTATGGTTGAAGCAGCTAAAAATGTGGGAACAATTACGGCAATGAAAGATCCAACACGTGGTGGAATAGCAAATGCATTAAATGAAATGGCTACTAAAGCATCTGTAGGGATGATGCTTGATGAAGAAAGAATTCCAATCAAACCTGAAGTAAATGCTGTTTCTGAAATGTTAGGAATTGACCCATTTGAAGTGGCTAATGAGGGAAAAATAGTTATGGGTGTAAAAGCAGATACTGCAGATGATGTATTACAAGCTATCCAAAAAACAAAATATGGTAAAGATGCTCAAATTATTGGTGAAGTTACTGAAGGAAAACATGTAATTATGGAAACATTAATTGGAGGAGAACGATTAATTGAACCACCAATAGCTGACCCAGTGCCAAGAGTATGTTAA